One window of the Verrucomicrobiota bacterium genome contains the following:
- a CDS encoding nucleoside-diphosphate kinase: MADQLSYAFITPAALRKGRAGGILGRLISRSGLELHTGRVFAPSAKTLGELAATLSGQAKTAAYLKGLSAGSQSLVLVLKGEDAAAKVASIVGNDDSMNGRGETLRDTFGDLVESAEEGGKAVYFEPGVIAPASAAEAAAGLKLLADASDAEGGILDASTSFSSPTEKTLVLIKPDNFAFPNTRPGGVIDLFARTGLALVGFKPFHLSVAQGEEFYGPVLDFLVEKLPDGRAQWESIVAFMSGKRPSECTPEEKTLPGSQPCVAMIYQGANAVAKIREALGSTNPANAAHGTIRKEFGTTIMINGAHASDSVENVARETGIIRLEENDFKTKIAAAL; the protein is encoded by the coding sequence ATGGCTGATCAGCTTTCTTACGCATTCATCACTCCCGCCGCACTCCGCAAGGGTCGCGCCGGTGGCATTCTTGGCCGTTTGATTTCGCGCAGCGGACTCGAGCTTCATACCGGCCGCGTTTTCGCTCCCTCCGCAAAGACTCTTGGAGAACTTGCTGCAACTCTTTCCGGGCAGGCCAAGACAGCAGCCTACCTAAAGGGGCTTTCTGCCGGTTCACAGAGTCTTGTGCTGGTTCTCAAGGGTGAGGATGCGGCCGCAAAAGTCGCCTCGATCGTCGGCAACGATGACTCCATGAACGGCCGTGGTGAGACGCTCCGCGATACCTTCGGGGATCTTGTGGAAAGCGCCGAGGAAGGTGGAAAGGCTGTCTATTTCGAACCGGGCGTGATCGCTCCCGCTAGTGCCGCCGAGGCCGCAGCTGGACTCAAGTTGCTGGCGGACGCCTCTGATGCCGAGGGCGGAATCCTCGATGCCTCCACATCGTTCTCCTCTCCCACGGAGAAGACACTCGTGCTGATCAAGCCCGACAACTTTGCTTTCCCTAACACCCGTCCGGGCGGGGTGATCGATCTCTTTGCCCGCACGGGATTGGCATTGGTAGGGTTCAAGCCTTTTCACCTGTCGGTGGCTCAAGGCGAAGAGTTCTACGGACCGGTCCTCGACTTTCTAGTAGAGAAGCTCCCCGATGGCCGAGCCCAGTGGGAGTCGATCGTCGCCTTCATGTCAGGCAAGCGCCCCTCCGAATGCACACCTGAGGAAAAGACGCTGCCCGGCTCCCAGCCCTGCGTTGCCATGATCTATCAAGGAGCGAACGCCGTCGCTAAGATCCGTGAGGCCCTTGGCTCAACGAATCCCGCCAACGCTGCCCATGGTACGATTCGCAAGGAGTTCGGGACCACAATCATGATCAATGGAGCCCATGCTTCCGATTCCGTCGAGAATGTCGCCCGCGAGACCGGGATCATCCGACTCGAGGAGAATGACTTCAAAACGAAGATAGCCGCCGCTCTCTGA
- a CDS encoding cyclopropane-fatty-acyl-phospholipid synthase family protein produces MAFTDKFFRKLVIDAFSRARRGELKLTMPGGSRRLFGGLGKELQAELTVRDENFYRRCVLFGPIGFAESFLAGEWETEDLTRTLAWFVLNGDYLAGIKTRESHTPGAFDLLGMINRIGHALRPNSKSKSRDNISEHYDLGNDFFKLWLDPTMTYSAAYYDPPELAMEEAQRKKWDQLCRKLQLSSHDMVLEIGCGWGGFAIHAAKNYGCRVTAATISEEQFREAAARVEEAGVADLVEVIFCDYRDLAGRFDKIVSIEMLEAVGDRYAETFFGKVSELLAPRGMVGIQTILCPDNQFPILRDGVDFIQKHIFPGSLLLSMRRITEALNATGDLNLLDYEDMTPFYARTLKEWREAFMKALPKVKAQGYDEAFIRKWLYYLCYCEAGFGTRHIAVAQIVYTRPDNLDIHSPAYDLGHHRERQIPQAHRALSGS; encoded by the coding sequence ATGGCTTTCACCGATAAATTTTTCCGCAAACTCGTGATCGATGCGTTTTCACGTGCACGTCGAGGGGAACTAAAGCTGACGATGCCCGGTGGATCTCGTCGCCTTTTTGGAGGCCTTGGAAAGGAACTTCAGGCGGAACTGACTGTCCGGGACGAAAACTTCTACCGGCGGTGCGTGCTCTTCGGACCGATCGGATTTGCTGAATCGTTCCTCGCCGGGGAATGGGAGACGGAGGACCTGACCCGGACGCTTGCATGGTTTGTCCTGAACGGCGATTACCTCGCCGGGATCAAAACCCGTGAATCGCACACTCCTGGTGCTTTTGATCTCCTGGGGATGATTAACCGGATCGGTCACGCGCTCCGCCCAAACAGCAAGAGCAAAAGCCGTGATAACATCAGCGAGCACTACGATCTGGGAAACGATTTCTTCAAACTCTGGCTCGATCCGACCATGACCTACTCGGCGGCGTATTACGACCCGCCGGAGCTTGCAATGGAGGAGGCTCAGCGGAAGAAGTGGGATCAGCTCTGCAGGAAGCTGCAACTCTCCAGTCACGACATGGTGCTCGAGATTGGATGCGGTTGGGGAGGATTCGCCATCCATGCCGCGAAGAACTACGGATGCCGCGTCACGGCGGCCACGATCAGCGAGGAGCAGTTCCGCGAGGCTGCCGCCCGTGTCGAGGAGGCTGGTGTCGCCGATCTGGTGGAGGTGATCTTCTGCGACTACCGCGACCTTGCGGGCCGATTCGACAAGATCGTCTCGATTGAGATGCTGGAAGCCGTGGGTGATCGTTACGCCGAGACCTTCTTCGGAAAGGTCTCCGAGCTGCTGGCCCCGCGAGGGATGGTGGGCATTCAGACGATTCTCTGTCCCGATAATCAATTTCCGATCCTTCGCGATGGGGTGGACTTCATCCAGAAGCACATATTCCCAGGCTCCCTTCTGCTCTCGATGCGCCGTATCACCGAGGCTCTGAATGCTACCGGCGACCTGAATCTCTTGGATTATGAGGATATGACGCCATTTTATGCGCGGACATTGAAGGAGTGGAGGGAGGCTTTTATGAAGGCACTTCCGAAGGTCAAAGCTCAGGGATACGACGAGGCTTTCATCCGCAAGTGGCTCTACTACCTCTGCTACTGCGAGGCGGGATTCGGCACCCGTCATATCGCGGTGGCTCAGATTGTCTACACGCGACCTGACAACCTCGACATCCATTCACCCGCTTACGATCTGGGTCATCATCGGGAGCGGCAGATCCCTCAGGCCCATCGCGCCCTTTCGGGTTCATGA
- a CDS encoding glycosyltransferase — protein MKQATQQPATPVRVAFLFVSMPVGGAEDFLLSASKYLPPDIEARFVCLRNLGVLGEEAKLAGLPIDVVPVFPTKRMNPLGMLRLAQWFREHGIQVVHAQSYHDQLFGVIAAKLAGIRSIVHQQKTFLELKGRKGFFMRHIYRWADHVIALSEETRRDLIAAFDLDPKEVSVVPNAIDPAVFRPVEDRLAVRSALGLDPKEFLAGSVASLHPTKNHQATIEAMALLAQRKDVLPKFLLLGEGQDRPVLEKGIREHQLEGRLILAGRKRPVAPWLQSLDLFVLASHWEGQPLALLQALDCRIPILASRIEGNTALLTGEHPGLFEPTDHVAYAGLLERAVTDEAFRQSLLEFQEKLPRPSLPKLSLQLAELYTRLAAKA, from the coding sequence ATGAAGCAGGCCACGCAGCAGCCGGCTACACCGGTAAGGGTTGCCTTTCTTTTCGTCTCGATGCCGGTCGGAGGTGCCGAAGATTTTCTCCTCTCCGCGAGCAAATACCTTCCGCCGGATATTGAGGCGCGCTTTGTCTGCCTGCGAAATCTCGGAGTGCTCGGGGAGGAAGCCAAGTTGGCAGGTCTTCCGATCGATGTGGTTCCTGTCTTCCCCACCAAGAGAATGAACCCCCTCGGGATGCTGCGGCTTGCCCAGTGGTTCCGTGAGCACGGGATCCAGGTGGTTCATGCCCAGTCCTATCACGATCAACTCTTCGGCGTGATTGCGGCCAAACTGGCTGGCATCCGATCGATCGTGCATCAGCAGAAGACCTTTCTGGAGCTCAAGGGAAGGAAGGGGTTTTTCATGCGACATATCTACCGTTGGGCCGACCATGTGATCGCCCTCTCGGAGGAGACTCGGCGCGATCTGATCGCGGCTTTCGATCTCGATCCTAAGGAGGTTTCCGTTGTTCCTAATGCTATCGATCCCGCGGTTTTCCGTCCGGTTGAGGATAGGTTGGCGGTTCGCTCTGCTCTTGGACTCGATCCCAAGGAATTTCTAGCCGGCTCCGTGGCCTCCCTTCATCCAACCAAGAACCATCAGGCTACAATCGAAGCGATGGCTTTGCTTGCCCAGCGGAAAGACGTTCTGCCGAAATTCCTGCTATTAGGAGAGGGACAGGACCGCCCGGTTCTGGAGAAGGGAATTCGGGAGCATCAGCTTGAGGGTCGACTGATTCTTGCCGGAAGGAAGAGGCCCGTGGCCCCGTGGCTCCAGTCTCTGGATCTCTTCGTTCTGGCATCCCACTGGGAGGGTCAGCCGCTAGCCCTGCTGCAGGCACTCGATTGCCGGATTCCTATTCTGGCCAGCCGCATTGAGGGGAATACAGCTCTGCTTACCGGTGAACATCCCGGTCTTTTTGAGCCGACCGACCATGTGGCCTATGCGGGTCTGCTGGAGCGGGCTGTTACCGATGAGGCCTTCAGGCAATCGCTACTCGAGTTCCAAGAAAAGCTGCCAAGGCCATCATTGCCCAAATTGAGTCTGCAGCTCGCGGAGCTCTACACGCGGCTCGCCGCCAAGGCCTGA
- a CDS encoding replication-associated recombination protein A, whose product MDDLFGSAASPRLGEEVSLPADAPLAARMRPRTLEEYVGQSHILGEGKLLRRAIEADRLSSVIFYGPPGTGKTSLAKVIASRTKSRFIELSGVEGSVADIRKAVGIAAIEARNGGRTLLFIDEIHRFNKAQQDALLPDVERGTVRLIGATTQNPFFSINSPLVSRSQIFQLQPLTEEDLIYLQKRAIADPDRGLGTLPIDLAENAARHLATVSDGDARKCLNALEIAARTTPFGPDGRIHISLEAASESIQKKAIVYDGTGDDHYDTISAFIKSLRGSDPDASLYWLAKMLHAGEELRFITRRLVIFASEDVGLADPLALPLAISAQQAVEFVGLPEARITLAHATVYLATAPKSNSAYAALGNAEKDLAQGRTLEVPPHLRDAHYKGAKSLGHGEGYKYAHNYEGGYVPQAYLPEGRTYYKPTRHGAEARIADRLEVWRQQFQEAKIR is encoded by the coding sequence ATGGATGATCTTTTCGGCAGTGCCGCTTCCCCTCGGCTGGGCGAGGAGGTTTCCCTGCCTGCCGATGCGCCTCTGGCGGCCCGGATGCGTCCTCGTACGCTCGAGGAATATGTCGGCCAAAGCCACATTCTAGGTGAGGGGAAACTCCTGCGGCGTGCCATCGAAGCGGATCGCCTCTCCTCGGTGATCTTTTATGGTCCGCCCGGCACTGGAAAGACCAGCCTGGCAAAGGTGATTGCCAGTCGGACAAAGAGTCGCTTCATCGAATTGAGCGGAGTGGAGGGTTCGGTCGCCGATATCAGGAAGGCTGTCGGCATAGCTGCCATCGAGGCGCGGAATGGCGGGCGGACGCTGCTCTTCATCGACGAGATTCACCGCTTCAACAAGGCCCAGCAGGATGCCCTCCTTCCCGATGTGGAACGCGGAACGGTGCGCCTGATCGGGGCGACCACCCAGAACCCCTTCTTTTCGATCAACAGCCCGCTGGTCTCACGTTCCCAGATTTTCCAACTGCAACCCCTGACCGAGGAGGATCTGATTTACCTGCAGAAACGTGCGATAGCAGATCCGGACCGCGGGCTCGGAACGCTCCCGATTGATCTCGCTGAGAATGCGGCCCGTCATCTTGCCACAGTTTCCGATGGTGATGCCCGCAAGTGTTTGAATGCCCTGGAGATCGCAGCCAGGACCACCCCTTTCGGTCCTGACGGCAGGATTCATATTAGCCTGGAAGCCGCCTCCGAGAGCATCCAGAAGAAGGCCATTGTTTACGACGGGACCGGTGATGACCACTACGACACAATCAGCGCCTTCATCAAGAGCCTGCGGGGCAGTGACCCCGATGCCTCGCTTTACTGGCTGGCCAAGATGCTCCATGCGGGTGAGGAGTTGCGCTTCATCACGAGACGCCTTGTGATCTTCGCCAGTGAGGATGTGGGGCTTGCCGATCCGCTAGCGCTGCCACTTGCTATTTCCGCTCAGCAGGCTGTTGAGTTTGTCGGATTACCCGAGGCCCGAATCACGCTTGCCCATGCGACCGTCTACCTGGCGACCGCGCCAAAAAGCAACAGTGCCTATGCGGCATTGGGGAATGCGGAGAAGGATCTGGCTCAGGGGCGAACCTTAGAGGTTCCCCCGCATCTTCGCGACGCCCACTACAAGGGAGCCAAGTCCCTAGGTCACGGCGAGGGCTACAAATATGCTCACAATTACGAGGGAGGTTATGTCCCCCAAGCCTATCTTCCGGAAGGGCGCACCTACTACAAGCCGACTCGCCATGGTGCCGAGGCACGGATTGCCGACCGGCTGGAGGTATGGAGACAGCAGTTTCAGGAAGCCAAGATTCGGTGA
- a CDS encoding glycosyltransferase family 9 protein has protein sequence MRILFTKLLHIGDNLLLTPTLVATKEKFPNSEIWVAVRRGTEGILAGCPEIDRIVTTARPEEGRRTWSDFGRDLLTLAEIACTRFDYAFELGDNNRGRILATASRAKICCTNSYERPEGIPLSMAWEKRFNRLITTGHGPVHQVRRDYNAVRETLGLPEEPPPMRFAWEAMRPSQMEGALEGAISGSYGVVHAATRWSSKSWPLDRWKQVIAALLKRFPQVVISCGPSPHEIAEAVILCEGFEGRVLSTEGKLSWAQLATLLGSASLFVGVDTAAMHLASAVQCPSVVLFGHPPAYQFQPWKCPHRVVRSKDSMLETQRYKLPGEQLMEEISVAMVTEAVESILSERA, from the coding sequence ATGCGGATTCTTTTTACGAAGCTACTGCATATTGGCGACAATCTCCTACTCACGCCGACACTCGTCGCGACCAAGGAAAAATTTCCGAACTCCGAGATCTGGGTCGCCGTACGCCGCGGCACCGAAGGTATTCTGGCCGGATGCCCCGAGATAGACAGGATCGTCACGACAGCCCGACCCGAGGAGGGGCGCCGTACCTGGAGTGATTTTGGCAGAGACCTCCTGACGCTTGCCGAGATCGCCTGCACGCGCTTCGACTATGCCTTCGAGTTGGGGGATAATAACAGGGGTAGGATTCTAGCAACGGCCAGTCGCGCCAAGATCTGCTGCACCAACAGCTACGAGCGCCCTGAGGGAATCCCTCTCTCCATGGCTTGGGAAAAACGCTTCAACCGACTTATCACGACCGGCCATGGTCCGGTGCATCAGGTGCGCCGCGACTACAACGCTGTCCGGGAAACACTGGGACTTCCAGAAGAGCCTCCCCCGATGCGTTTCGCGTGGGAAGCCATGCGGCCATCACAAATGGAGGGTGCGCTTGAAGGTGCCATCTCCGGTTCCTACGGGGTAGTCCATGCGGCCACCCGCTGGTCCTCGAAATCCTGGCCTTTGGATCGCTGGAAGCAGGTGATCGCCGCACTCCTGAAAAGATTCCCGCAGGTCGTGATCAGCTGTGGCCCGAGCCCACATGAGATCGCGGAGGCCGTAATACTCTGCGAAGGCTTCGAGGGCCGGGTTCTCTCCACGGAAGGGAAGCTCTCCTGGGCACAGCTTGCGACTCTGCTCGGCTCGGCCTCCCTGTTTGTCGGCGTCGATACAGCAGCAATGCATCTGGCATCGGCTGTCCAGTGCCCCTCCGTTGTCCTCTTTGGTCACCCGCCCGCGTATCAGTTCCAACCTTGGAAATGCCCGCACCGAGTTGTCCGCTCCAAAGACAGCATGCTGGAGACCCAGCGTTACAAGCTTCCTGGCGAACAGCTCATGGAAGAAATCAGTGTCGCCATGGTCACGGAAGCCGTTGAGTCGATACTTTCAGAGAGAGCTTAG
- a CDS encoding pyridoxal phosphate-dependent aminotransferase, with product MDLATRVSELTPSLTLAIDSKAKALRAEGVDVYSFGAGEPDFDTPEHIKAAAIEALNAGFTKYTPSSGMPELRAAISEKFKRDNGLDYKPSEIIVSNGAKQSCFNAIMAVCGEGDEVIIPAPYWLSYPDMVRLAGAEPIIVQTTQENDWKMTPQQFEEAMSPRTKMVIINSPGNPTGSVYTKEELRALVEVAAEEEITILSDEIYESLTYDGAEHVSVASLTPEAKDLTITVNGFSKAYAMTGWRLGYLGAPEKIAKAIDSMQSHSTSGPCSFAQKGGLAALTGSQQCVADMREEFNIRREYMFERLSAIHNVTAVKPKGAFYMLANISKLGMTSTNFADRLLSKANVAVVPGIAFGDDRVVRLSYATGLDIIKPGLDRFEDFCKTL from the coding sequence ATGGATCTCGCAACACGCGTCAGCGAACTCACCCCCTCCCTCACTCTCGCCATCGACAGCAAGGCCAAGGCCCTGCGCGCCGAGGGAGTCGATGTCTACAGCTTCGGAGCCGGAGAGCCCGATTTTGACACACCAGAGCATATCAAGGCGGCCGCCATCGAGGCCCTCAATGCCGGATTCACAAAGTACACCCCCAGCTCCGGAATGCCCGAGCTTCGTGCCGCGATCAGCGAGAAGTTCAAGCGTGACAACGGGCTCGACTACAAGCCGAGCGAGATCATCGTCAGCAACGGTGCCAAGCAGAGCTGCTTCAACGCCATCATGGCCGTCTGCGGCGAGGGTGACGAGGTCATCATCCCTGCTCCTTACTGGCTCAGCTATCCCGACATGGTCCGTCTTGCGGGCGCCGAGCCGATCATCGTCCAGACGACCCAGGAGAATGATTGGAAGATGACTCCCCAGCAGTTCGAGGAGGCGATGAGCCCCCGCACCAAGATGGTCATCATCAACTCCCCGGGTAATCCGACGGGTTCCGTCTACACCAAGGAAGAGCTTCGAGCCCTTGTCGAGGTAGCCGCCGAAGAGGAGATCACGATCCTCTCCGACGAGATCTACGAGAGTCTTACCTATGACGGAGCAGAGCATGTCTCCGTTGCTTCCCTCACGCCTGAGGCCAAGGATCTGACCATCACCGTCAACGGCTTCAGCAAGGCCTATGCCATGACCGGATGGCGCCTTGGTTACCTCGGAGCTCCCGAGAAGATCGCCAAGGCAATCGACTCCATGCAGAGCCACAGCACCTCCGGCCCCTGCTCCTTCGCCCAGAAGGGTGGTCTCGCCGCCCTCACCGGCAGCCAGCAGTGCGTCGCCGACATGCGCGAAGAGTTCAATATCCGCCGAGAGTACATGTTCGAGCGCCTCTCCGCGATCCACAACGTCACCGCCGTGAAGCCGAAGGGTGCCTTCTATATGCTGGCGAATATCTCGAAGCTCGGCATGACCTCCACGAACTTCGCCGACCGCCTGCTCAGCAAGGCCAATGTCGCCGTCGTTCCCGGCATCGCCTTCGGTGACGACCGCGTCGTCCGCCTCAGCTACGCGACCGGCCTTGATATCATCAAACCCGGCCTCGACCGCTTCGAGGACTTCTGCAAGACCCTCTAA
- a CDS encoding universal stress protein yields MKTLLTALDFSPISQKVVDGAAELATAMNSRLVLLNVVEPVAAYVPVGAAMDVITAPIPIEPADLNLVKERLEQFAAPLRAKGLTVETMAVVSLPAAEILNQAASTQATMIVLGSHGHGAVYQLFSGSVVTSVLHKSRVPVTVIPVHSL; encoded by the coding sequence ATGAAAACCCTCCTGACAGCACTTGATTTCAGCCCGATCTCCCAGAAAGTCGTGGATGGTGCGGCTGAACTGGCCACCGCCATGAACTCGCGCCTCGTGCTCCTGAATGTCGTTGAGCCCGTGGCCGCGTATGTTCCGGTGGGTGCTGCCATGGATGTGATCACAGCGCCGATTCCGATAGAGCCTGCCGACCTGAATCTGGTCAAGGAGCGCCTGGAGCAGTTCGCGGCCCCACTCCGTGCCAAAGGGCTGACTGTCGAGACCATGGCTGTCGTCTCGCTCCCGGCCGCTGAGATCTTGAACCAGGCCGCGTCGACCCAAGCCACGATGATTGTCCTCGGCTCCCACGGCCATGGTGCGGTCTACCAACTCTTCAGCGGAAGCGTGGTGACCTCGGTGCTGCACAAGTCGCGTGTCCCGGTTACTGTGATCCCGGTTCACTCCCTCTAA
- a CDS encoding polyprenyl synthetase family protein gives MTSRKAVRTQADGLSLYLERRRKLVEQALARVVPAASVRPATIHKAMRYSLLAGGKRLRPILALAAAEACGAKDPTCVLPAACAVELIHTYSLIHDDLPCMDDDDLRRGRPTSHKVFGEGVAVLAGDALLTRAFGLLTLVKPAKRYPLSVLLKETADAAGSLQLIAGQVADLEAEGKKPTIREVRFIHERKTAAMIVLPIRLGAMVANATPAELKALTKFGQALGLAFQILDDILDVTATSEQLGKSAGKDLKASKATYPAVIGLEASRKEAVKQTRAALRALDLLGVRGGRLREIGQSLLKRQG, from the coding sequence ATGACTTCCCGGAAGGCCGTCCGCACACAAGCGGACGGCCTTTCCCTTTATCTGGAACGGCGTCGGAAGCTTGTCGAGCAGGCGCTGGCCCGCGTCGTACCTGCGGCCTCCGTCCGACCTGCGACCATCCACAAGGCGATGCGCTACAGCCTCCTGGCGGGAGGCAAGCGCCTGCGGCCCATCCTCGCCCTGGCGGCTGCTGAGGCGTGTGGTGCCAAGGATCCGACGTGTGTGTTGCCGGCCGCCTGCGCGGTGGAACTGATTCACACCTACTCGCTCATCCATGACGATCTTCCCTGCATGGACGACGACGATCTCCGTCGCGGCCGCCCCACCTCGCACAAGGTCTTCGGCGAGGGCGTGGCCGTTCTTGCCGGCGATGCCCTGCTCACCCGGGCCTTTGGCCTTCTGACTCTGGTAAAACCCGCAAAGCGCTATCCTCTCTCCGTTCTCCTCAAGGAGACGGCCGACGCTGCAGGCAGCCTGCAACTCATCGCCGGTCAGGTCGCCGACCTTGAGGCCGAGGGAAAGAAACCCACGATCCGCGAGGTTCGCTTCATTCACGAAAGGAAGACAGCCGCGATGATCGTCCTACCGATCCGCCTTGGTGCCATGGTGGCGAACGCCACGCCCGCCGAACTCAAGGCGCTCACCAAATTCGGTCAGGCGCTCGGCCTCGCCTTCCAGATTCTCGACGACATCCTCGATGTGACGGCGACAAGCGAACAGCTCGGCAAGAGCGCCGGCAAGGATCTCAAGGCCTCCAAGGCGACCTACCCAGCCGTGATCGGTCTGGAGGCCTCGCGCAAGGAAGCAGTGAAACAGACCCGTGCTGCCCTTCGGGCACTCGATCTTCTGGGTGTGCGTGGGGGACGACTCCGCGAAATCGGTCAGTCGCTACTCAAACGACAGGGCTAA
- a CDS encoding DUF1295 domain-containing protein, protein MSGFQLFLTGLGIASLLMVAIWVIAVRIKNAGIVDIAWAMGFAPLALLYRVFGDGEPKRQNLITLMVVVWSIRLGIHLWKRVMGHHPEEDGRYRELRRAVAGHENFFFFWFFQAQALLLALLSIPVLLLNFDTRVQLGWCDLLGFSVWLIAICGESLADRQLDAFKADPANRGKVCEQGLWYYSRHPNYFFEWLIWVAFFLFAFPAAWGWTTIFAPALMLFFLLRVTGIPYTEEQSLRSRGEAYRRYQKSTSAFVPWFKRKNVA, encoded by the coding sequence ATGAGTGGTTTTCAGCTTTTTTTGACGGGACTTGGTATTGCGAGTCTCCTGATGGTGGCAATCTGGGTCATAGCCGTCCGCATCAAGAATGCGGGGATCGTCGATATTGCATGGGCTATGGGTTTTGCTCCGCTGGCTCTGCTTTACCGTGTGTTCGGGGATGGTGAGCCAAAGCGACAGAACCTGATCACCTTGATGGTTGTGGTTTGGAGTATCCGGCTGGGCATCCATCTCTGGAAAAGGGTGATGGGCCATCATCCCGAGGAGGATGGCCGTTACCGTGAACTGCGCCGTGCCGTTGCGGGACACGAGAACTTTTTCTTCTTCTGGTTCTTTCAGGCGCAGGCCTTGCTGTTAGCACTGCTGAGCATTCCGGTGCTGCTGCTGAATTTCGACACGCGCGTCCAACTGGGCTGGTGTGATCTCCTCGGATTTTCAGTTTGGTTGATCGCTATTTGCGGAGAATCCTTGGCCGACCGGCAACTGGATGCCTTCAAGGCGGATCCTGCGAACAGGGGCAAGGTTTGCGAACAGGGGCTCTGGTATTATTCCCGGCATCCCAATTATTTTTTCGAATGGCTGATCTGGGTCGCCTTTTTCCTGTTTGCTTTCCCGGCGGCCTGGGGCTGGACCACGATCTTCGCTCCGGCCCTGATGCTCTTTTTCCTCCTACGCGTCACCGGCATTCCGTACACTGAAGAGCAGTCTCTCCGTTCCCGCGGAGAGGCTTACCGCCGGTACCAGAAGAGCA